A stretch of Anas acuta chromosome 3, bAnaAcu1.1, whole genome shotgun sequence DNA encodes these proteins:
- the MARCKS gene encoding myristoylated alanine-rich C-kinase substrate, producing MGAQFSKTAAKGEASAEKPGEAVAASPSKANGQENGHVKVNGDASPAAAEAGKEEVQANGSAPAEETGKEEAASSEPASEKEAAEAESTEPASPAEGEASPKTEEGATPSSSSETPKKKKKRFSFKKSFKLSGFSFKKNKKEAGEGAESEGGAAATAAEGGKEEAAAAAPEAAGGDEAKGSADEPCAAAPEAAKEEAGDSQEAKSDEAAPEKAAAAGEEAPAAAEEQQQQQQQEAAAAKAAEEAGGAAATTTTTTSEASGSGEQEAASAAEEAARQEAPSESSPEGPAAEPAE from the exons ATGGGTGCCCAGTTCTCCAAGACCGCTGCAAAGGGCGAAGCCTCCGCCGAGAAACCTGGGGAAGCAGTGGCTGCATCTCCATCCAAGGCGAATggacag GAGAACGGCCACGTGAAGGTGAACGGCGACGCCTCCCCCGCGGCGGCGGAGGCGGGCAAGGAGGAGGTGCAGGCGAACGGCAGCGCGCCCGCCGAGGAGACGGGCAAGGAGGAGGCGGCCTCGTCGGAGCCCGCCTCCGAGAAGGAGGCCGCCGAGGCGGAGAGCACCGAGCCGGCCTCGCCGGCGGAGGGCGAAGCCTCCCCCAAGACTGAGGAGGGCGCGACCCCCTCGTCCAGCAGCGAGaccccgaaaaaaaaaaagaagcgcTTTTCCTTCAAGAAGTCCTTTAAGCTCAGCGGCTTCTCcttcaaaaagaacaaaaaggaggCCGGCGAGGGGGCGGAGAGCGAGGGCGGCGCCGCCGCCACCGCGGCGGAGGGCGGgaaggaggaggcggcggccgcggcccccGAGGCGGCGGGCGGCGACGAGGCCAAGGGCTCCGCCGACGAGCCCTGCGCGGCCGCCCCCGAGGCGGCCAAGGAGGAGGCGGGGGACTCGCAGGAGGCCAAATCGGACGAGGCCGCCCCCGAGAAGGCAGCAGCGGCGGGAGAAGaggccccggcggcggcggaggagcagcagcagcagcagcagcaggaggcggcggcggccaaggcggcggaggaggcgggcggcgccgccgccaccaccaccaccaccacgagCGAGGCCTCGGGCAGCGGCGAGCAGGAGGCGGCCTcggcggcggaggaggcggcGAGGCAGGAGGCCCCCTCCGAGAGCAGTCCGGAGGGCCCCGCCGCCGAGCCGGCGGAGTAG